The genomic window AACCTCGGCGCGCTCGAGGGGGGCGACGGGGACGTGGCGATCAGCGGCGCCGGGAACGGCACCGTGCGCGTCCTCGGAACCGAAGTCTCCGGCACCAACGACTGGTACGACAGGAAGTACTGGGCCCCGATCAGCGTGACCTCGGTCCTGACCGTCGACGGGAGCCAGTCCCACCACACCTTCACCAACGACGAGACCGAGGATCCGGGCAGCCTCCACACGCTCACCAACCTCAACTCCTACGACACGCAGAACGCGACCTACTCGTACGACTGGACCCAGGAGGCAGGAGAAACCTCGACGCTCACGGTCGCCTCGACGCTCTGGTCCCGGTCGGGCCCGTGGGAGTACGCCAACACGCGGACCTACGGTGGCGAGACGTGGGAGGACTACCAGGCGGAGGCCTCGGCCTACGACGACGCGTACAACGAGGTCAACGCGAGTTCCGGTGACAACCCGTCGAACGTCCGCGTCCTGCTCGACGGCGACGACGTCCCGGGGGTCCACGCGGCTGGCGACCAGCAACGCAGCGCCGCGGAGATCCTCAACCAGGGTGCAGCCGACAGGGTGGACGACGACGGAACGCTCGACCTCGGGCCCAACGAGGCCGTGTTCCTCTTCGAACTGTCCGATCGGACGGCGACCTGGGCGGAGGCAGACGACGACCCGGGGGAGGACCCCGATTACAACGACGTCATCGCGATCGTCGAGTTCGAGACGCCCGACGGTGCCGTCCCCGTCGATATGGAGGTCACGGACGACGGCACCGGACTCGTGATCGGTTCGCCCTCGGTCACCGCCCCGTCGAACACGACGATATCGCCGGGGAGCATCACGAACAGTTCGAGTTCGGGGGCGCCGGACGTCTACGCCCCCGGGGCGAACGGAACGCTCCCCGGCGGCCCGACGCCGCCTGAGGACGTCGACGTCTCGGTCGACGTGGTTACGCTGGGTTGACCTCGAACTGTGCTAATCGTCACCAACCTATATGTGCGTGTGACGCTATCACACGGTCATGACGCTTCGCCGGCCCCTTGAGTTCGACCACGACGATCGCAAGTCGATCTACGAGTACGTCGAGGAACACGGCGCGGTCGATCCCGACGTAGCGCAGACCGACTGTCTGCCGCACGACGCCGGCGGGTTCCGGCACCACGTCGCGATCCTCCGGCGCAACGGCTACCTCGCGCGGACCGACGACGGCCACCTCGAGGTCGCCGTGGACTCCGACGAGACCGAGGAGGAGTACGACCGCGAGGACCTCTCCTTCCGGGTGCGGCCCGCACGCCAGGCCGACCTCACCGGGATCGTCGGTGCGATGCGCCAGGTCGTCGAGGACGGCAGGTACATCGTCGCGGAGTCGGTGGCCCAGGAGGTCGATCACGACCAGGCACTGCTCCGGCACAACGAGATCGAGTCACGGATGTTCTTCGTCGCGACCGTCGACGACGAGGTCGTCGGATGGGTCCACCTTCGCTCCCCGGAACTGGAGAAACTCGCTCACACGGCCGAGCTGACCCTCGGCGTCCTCGAGGAGTACCGCGGTAACGGTATCGGCAGCCACCTCCTCCAGCGCGGGCTGCAGTGGGCGGCGAGTCGCGGGTACGAGAAGGTGTACCAGTCGCTGCCGGCGACGAACGAGGAGGCGATCGCGTTCCTGGAGGAGCACGGCTGGGCGATCGAGGCGGTGCGGGAGGACCACTACGTCATCGACGGGGAGTACGTCGACGAGACGATGCTGGCGGTGGAGCTCTGAGAAGGGAGGAGTTGTGTCATCCTTGGCTCACACTCTTTTGTGAACCAGAACATACCATTGTAACCAGGGTACTCGAATTACTGCCGATATCTCCGCACCGCCTGGTGGCGCTGAAACCGCACTGACAGATACGACTACCCCCCGAGTGGATTGAAGCAATAAGATACCTGTGCTGGCTGAATGCTACACGTGGCTACCCACAAAGTAGAATCATCGGCCCGCACATTCCGGGATTCCCCTCGAGCTTGATCGGAATAAATTCGATTGCAGGGGGAATGATTTCTGCCATATGCGCCAGGCTGTCGTACATTGCCGGTTCCATGCACTTCAGTATCCATGAATTAAATACTTATATCTTTCTATATTTGAATGATAGTATTGTTTACTTTCCCGCCCCTCGTGTGAGTGAAAGTCGGGTGACTACTTGTCCGCAACTTGGCGACGGCTATTTCCTCCAGCGTTTCTACATGTACAACGTGCCCTTCCAAACGACGCACGTTCGCTGGCTACTGATCGCCGTGCTCGCGGTCGCTGCCATCGGATTGCTCGGTGGGGGCGTCGCGGCGAGTGACGCTGCCACGGGCGTCACGACAGCAGAAGCGACACAGGACGGCGAGGATCCGCTCGTGGCCTCCTGCGCCGCCGAGATGCCATCGGACTACGCCGACCCCGCGGGCGGCACGTCCGGGACGATCGGCTGGGTCGACGGCTACTGGTACGACGAACCGATCGACGTCACCGCGAGCGACGGGCTCTCAGAAGCCGAACTCGAGCGGCTGACTGCCCGAACGTCCGCCCGCGCCGAGGCGTTGCGCTGTCTTACTTTCGAGGAGGTCCCACCGGTCGAGGTCGTCTCCCGCGAGGAGTACGCGAACACGACCGGCGAACAGTTCGCGAACGTCTCCGCCGACGCCCGCCGGTTCGACAACGCCATGCTCTCGACGATGTTGCTCGTCGGGCAGACGAACGACTCCGTCGGCGTCCGCGAGGATTCCCGCTCTCAGACCGTCGCCGGCTACTACAGTATCGAGGACGATCGGATCGTCGTGATCGAGCAGGAGGGAACGGGCTCGGCCGTCGACGAGACCGTACTCGTCCACGAGGTCGGCCACGCGCTCCAGGATCAGCACTTCGACATCCAACGTCCGTCCAACGTGACGATGGACCGGGACAACGGCCTGCTCGGACTGATCGAGGGCGACGTCTCGTGGCTCGAGAACCAGTACCTCGACCGCTGCGAGGCCGGTCGCTGGGCCCAATCCTGCGTGACCCTCGAGTCCGCCGGCGGGAACGGTACCGGTGGCTCGGGCGGAGCGAGCGCCAGCGCGCCGCCGAACTGGGGGCTCTACCTCGAGCAGTTCCAGCCCTACAGCGACGGCCCGACGTTCGTCCGGTCGATCTATCGGGAGGGCGGCTGGGCGGCCGTGAACGAGACGTACGCCGACGTTCCCCGGAGCGCGCTCTACGTCATCTCGCCGGAGACGTACGGCGAGGTCGAACTCGTCGAGCCGGAAATCACGAACGACAGCCGGGGTGACTGGGAACGGCTGACGGTGCCTGGTGCACCGGCCGACGAGCGTCCCGGACCAGCAGGCATCGGCGGGATGGTGATCGCGCCCACGTACGAGACCAGCGGCGCCCGGAACGTCGTCTCCCCGATGGGGATCCTGAACTACGGCCCCGACGGGAACGTGTCCGACTTCGATCCCCTCAACTACGACCAGCCGCCCGTGGAGGGCTGGCGCGGCGGCCGGATGGCCGTCTTCGAGCGAGGCAACGGCACCGCGACCGTCTGGCGGACCGCCTGGACCGACGGCGAGGAGGCCCAGGAGTTCGCCGACGCCTACGAGCAGTTGCTGGCCATCCACGACGCCGCTGCGGTCGAGGGTCGCGAAGGCGTCTTCCGGTTCAACCAGTCGAGCGACCACTCGGGGGCCGTGGCGATCGTCGTCGAGGGCGACCAGGTACGGATCGTCACCGCGCCCTCCGTCGACGCGCTCGAGGACGTGTCGCCAGCACTCCGGAGCGGCGGGGGCGGTGGAAGCGGCGAGGGGCTCCCGGTCCCCGGGTTCGGGATCGCTGTGGCGCTACTGGCAGCGATCGCGAGCGCCGGGCTGCTCGTTCGCCGCCAGCGCTGAGGGCACCGTCGCTACTCCGCCGCGACGTCGCCGCCCCACGAAGCGAAAGGCAGTTGCCCGACACGGGCAGAGACGAACCATGCTGACCGTCGCGCTCGCGGGCAAGCCCAACGCCGGCAAGTCCACGTTTTTCGAGGCCGCGACCCGCGATCCCGTCGAGGCCGCCAACTACCCGTTCACCACGATCGATCCGAACCACGGCGTCGCCCACGTCCGGACGCGGTGTCCCTGCCTCGACCGCGAGGAGCGCTGTGGGAACGACACCTGCCGAGACGGCAAGCGGTACGTGCCGATCGAACTCCTCGACGTGGCGGGCCTCGTCCCCGGCGCTCACGAGGGCCGCGGGCTCGGCAACCAGTTCCTCGACGAACTGACCAACGCCGACGCGGTGATCGCGGTCGTCGACGCCGCGGGCGCGACGAACGCCGAGGGCGAACCCGTCGAGGTCGGGAGCTACGATCCGGTCGAGGAGGTGGACTTCGTCGAGTCCGAACTCGTCGAGTGGCTCGCGGACATCCTCGATCGCAACTGGGAGACGATCGAGCGCCGCTCCCGCTCGCCAGACTTCGACGTGGACGACGCGCTCGCGGACGTGCTGACCGGGTTCGGTGCGAGCGAGGCCGACGTCGCCGCCTGTCTCCGCGCGATCGAGTACCCCGACGACCCGAAGCACTGGGACGACGAGGATCGCCACGCCCTCGCCGAGCACCTCCGGCGGGAGACGAAGCCGATTCTCGTGGCCGCGAACAAGATGGACGTCGCGCCAGCCGAGCACCTGGAGCGACTGCTCGACCTCGATCGGCCGGTCGTGCCCACCACGGCGGAGGGTGAACTGGCCTTGCGCAGGGCCGCGGAGGCGGACCTGGTCGACTACGACCCCGGCGACGATGACTTCGAGATCGTCGGCGACGTCAGCGACGAGCAACGCGGCGCCCTGGAGGACCTGCAGGACACCGTCCGGACGTACGACGGCACCGGCGTCCAGGAGGCACTGAACGAGGCTATCTACGGCATGCTCGATCGGATCACGGCCTACCCCGTCGAGGACCAGAGCAAGTGGACTGACGCGACCGGGACGGTGTTGCCCGACGCGCACTTGCTCCGCCGCGGCGCCACGCCGCGGGACCTCGCCTTCGCGGTCCACTCCGACATCGGCGAGGGCTACCTGCACGCCGTGGACGCTCGCTCCAGTCGTGACGTCGGCGACGACAAGGAACTGGAGGAGGGCGACGTCGTCAAGATCGTCAGCACGGCCTGACGCGCCGGCAGCGGGCCCTCGGACGGTCGATCCGGCGCTCGACGCTCCGACGAACCCGTGGCTCCGGGAGTGGCCATTATGTGCGTCGCTCGCCTAGTGGTACGTGGTGACACACCATGAACAAGAACGTCGGCGGGCTCGACCGGTCCGGGCGCATCGTCGTCGGAATCATCGCCGTCGTGGCGGGCGTCGCGGCGTTCGCCGGCTCCCTCGCGGTCGGCGCAGTGATCGGGGCGGTCGCGCTCCTGGTGGGTGCGATCCTCCTCGTCACCGGAACGACACAGCGGTGCCCGATCAACCAGGCGGCGGGCATCGATACGACGAAGTGAGCAGCGGCGCCGTCCGTCGGTTCGGACGGTGACGGGGGAACTACCTACCCGACCGCCCGCTCGAACTCCTGGATCGCCTCGTCGCTGCCCGCCACGAGGACCTCGTCGCTCTCGACGACTTCGATCCCGGCGTCGGTCCGGACGCCGTCGCTGCGCACGACGCCGACGACGGTCCAGCCCCGGTCGCGCCGCTCCCGGAGTTCGCCGAGGGTCTCGCCGACGAACGCTGCGGACTCGACGCGGACGATCCGGAGCTGGCTGGCGAAGTCGACGACCCGCTCGCCGTACACCTCGTTGGCGACGAGGCGGGCGCAGACTCGCTGTACGGAGAGCACGTAGTCGGCGCCGGCGCGGAACGCTGGGGCGGTCTTTGCTGCGTCGGTGACCCGCGCCAGGATTTCGACGTCGGGCGCCAGCGAGCGGGCCATCGCGATTGTCAGGAGCGCGCTCGCGTCGTCGTCGACGGTGACGACGAGCGCGGAGGCGTCGTCGATTCCCGCTGCCTCGAGCGTCCCGGGCTCCGTGACGTCACCGACGACGTCGGGCTCGCGGGATTCATCTTCGTCGATCGTCGTCGCATTTGCCGTTGCTGGCAGGACCTCGACGGCGCTTCGGCCACCCTCACCCAGCCCTGCGACGACGATCCGCTCGTGGCGGGCCGCTTGCGGCGAACTGACGCCGCCGACCTCGCCGACGAGGGCGTCGATCTCGTCCTCGGGGCCGGCGACGACGAGAACGGCGTTCGGGGTCAGTCTCGCGTCGGGCGCCGGCGGCACCTGCAGGTGACCGTCGAACCAGCCGGCGACGAGGGTGAGCGACGGGTGCGCAGCGAGGGGCGACTCGCCGACGAGCACGCCGTGGAGCGGGCTGTCCCGGCGGACCAGGATCTCGCGAACGCCGACGCCGCTCGTTGCCGACGGGGCCTCACCACCGGCGTCTCGCTCGCCGCCGACGTCCTCGCTCAGGCGCTCGCCGCCTGGCCCTCCATCGATGGAGACTGGCGTCGTGGCCTTCTCCGCGAGGCGCCTGCCGATCAGGGCGTGCGGTGCGACGCTGCGATCAACGCCGACCTCCGCGAGTGCGGCCGTCCGCCGCGCCGACTCGGTGAAACTCACGACCCGGAGGTCCTCGTTCATCTCCAGCGCGGTCAGGACGACGCTCGCGGTCGCGTCCCCGGCGTCGGTGATGAGCAGGCTGGCCTTGCGGATCGTCGCGCGCTCGAGGTCCTTCGCGTCCTCTGGATCGCCGTTGATGGCCTGGTAGCCGTCGTCGGAGAGGCGCTTGGCTTCTTCCTCGTCGGACTCGATGAGGACGTAGTCGACGTCGAGCGTCTCGAGTTCGTCGAGGAGCACCCCGGTGTCACGCTTGTACTCCGCGACGACGACGTGATCGCGTTTGGGCGTGAGGCGGTCGTCGAGGTTGAGCGGCGTCTGTTCGAACAGCGGTATGACGAGCACGCGCAGGGTCGCGAGCCCGATGAGCACGCCCGAGAACTGCATCGCCACCATATAGAGGTTCATCCACGGGCTGTCCCAGGGCGAGTCCGCCCCGTACCCCGTCGTCGTCATCGTCTCGACGACGATCTGCAGGGAGTGGAAGATCGACCGCGGGCGGTCCTCGAGCGTGCGCATCCCGAGGTAGTAGAAGACGGTGTAGAAGAGCACGACCGACCCGATCGCGATCGCGAGCAGACCCACCAGTCGCTGGCGCTTGGTGAGGTTGCGAGGCGTCAGGTCGCCGAACTCCGTGAGCGATCGCATGCGCGGTGCCGCCATCCACTTGCTCCGCGATCGCCCTAAATGGTGGCCTACAAACCGCTACTCCAGCCGCCCAACGTCGGCCAGTACCGCCGTCGCGGTCTCCGGGCCGCCGGCACCGCGCCCGGAGATGTTCAGTCGACCGGCGTGCTCGGTGTCGATCTGGACGATGTTCCGGGTACCCGTGACCGCGAGCACGCCGTTCTCGGGGACGAGCCGGGGTCCGACGCGGACCGTGTCCCGGGTGGCCTCGCCGATCAGGCGGACCGTCCGGCCCTCCTCCTTGGCGAGTTCGAGCGCGGAGCCGGGCACGTTCCGGATGCCCTCGACCTCGGCGTCGGACAGCGAGAACTCCGGCTCGCCGCCGGTGAGCACGTTCGCGAGGATGACGCACTTGAGTGCGGCGTCGGTGCCGTCGACGTCGAAGCTCGGGTCGGCCTCCGCGACCCCGAGATCCTGGGCCTCCGCGAGTACATGCTCGTAGCCCAGACCCTCCGCGGCCATCCGCGTCAGGACGAAGTTCGCCGTGCCGTTGAGTACGCCGCGGGCGGCCTCGACGGTCTCCGGGCCGTAGTCCTCGATCGTGGAGATCGCCGGGATCGCGCCCGCGACCGTCGCCTCGAAGCGAACGGTCCCCTCGCTTGCCGCTTCGAGGGCGCGAAGGTCCGCGTACCGTTCCGCGACCGGGCCCTTGTTCGCCAGGACGACGTCCCGATCCGCTTCGAGCGCGGCCTCGCAGTGACCGAAGCCGGGCTCGGCGTCGTCGAGCGTGGTTGGAGTGGCCTCCACGAGCGCATCGTAGTCGGCCGCGAGCGCGTCTTCGGGATCGGCGTCGCCGACGACCCCCTCGGAGTCCTTGCGCTCGAGGACGGCCGACGCGTCGAGCGCGTCGTCGCTGCCTGCACCGCCGCTGCCGCCGGCCACCGCTGCGCTCCGGGAGTCAGCGACGGCGACGACCTCGTGGCCGTACTCGCCGGCGAGTTCGACGACGGAGCGCCCGACTGCGCCGGCGCCGAGGACGGCGAGACGCATCAGGCGTCACCTCCGCTGTCCAGTTGCGGTTCGATCACGTGGAGTTCCTTCTCTGCGGCGACGTCGCGGACGGTTTCGAGCACGTCCTCGGTCCGGTCGGCGGACGTGGCGATCCGCAGCCGGGCGCTCGAGACGTCGTCGGTGCCCTCCGGCGCGGAGAGCGCGAGGTCGGTCACCGACGCGCCGGCGGCGGTCTGGATCCGGTCGAGCGTGTCCGAGAGGTCCGTGTCGATGACGTGCCCGACGAGCAGCAGGGTGAGTTCCTCGCCGTACTCCTCGCGACCGGCCTGGACGACGTTCATCCCGGCCTCGCGAAGCGCCTGGACGATCCGCTCGAACTGCTCGGGGTGGCACTCCAGGTCCACCTCGACGGGAATCTGTCCGCGCGGCGTAATGTTTCCCCGCTCGTGGAAGATCGAGAGGAGGTTCCCGCCGTTGTCGGCGATCGGCTGGAGCGCGTTGAGGAGTTCGCCCGGTTCGTCCGCGAGTTCCAGGCGCACTGTGTAGGCACCTGTCTGGCCCCCGTCGGGCGTGGCTTCCGGTTCGATCTGCTCGTCGGTCATCGCGCCACCTCCGAGGGGCCTCGTCGTGCCATCTCGCATGCGACTGTGCCGCCAGCCTGCTTAAGGATTGATACTCCACCTTTTTCTCGTCGCGGGTCGCGAAACGACCCGCTCCTCGAAAAACGTGGTCTTGCCGAACGAAGTGAGGCAAGGCTCGTCAGAGCGGAGTTATGACGGTGGCGAAAAGCCGCCTGTGCCCTCCGCCACCGCACGCCGGACGCTTCCCGCTCTGGCGGTGGGTGCGCTCGCATTCACTCCTTGGGCCATCATCCCCGCGAAACGAACGGCCAAATGACCGCCAGCCGAGCACGTATCCGGCTGGAACGGTACGCAAACGCCATGAGCGAGAAGGAGAAGATGATCGCGGGGGAGCTGTACGATCCGACGGACCCGGAGCTCCGCGAGGACCACGAGCGCGCCCAGGAACTCACTCGGGCGTTCAACGACACCGAGCCTGACCAACACGATCGCCGCGAGGCGCTCCTCCGCGACCTCCTCGGTACCGTCGGCGACAGCGTCTACGTCACGCCGCCGTTTCGCTGCGACTACGGCTACAATATCCACGTCGGCGATCGATTCTACGCGAACTTCGACTGCGTCTTCCTCGACGTCTGTCCCATCGAGATCGGCGAGGAGTGCATGCTCGGGCCGAGCGTCCACGTCTACACTGCGACGCATCCACTCGACGCCGAGGAGCGGACCTCCGGCGTCGAGTACGGCAAGCCGGTGGAGATCGGGGACCAGGTCTGGATCGGCGGGCAGGCGGTGATCAACCCCGGCGTCACGATCGGCGATCGGGCAGTGATCGCCTCGGGCGCGGTCGTCACGGAGGACGTCCCCGCCGACGTGGTGGTGCAGGGGAACCCCGCCGAAGTCGTGCGGGAGATCGAGTGAGTGGATCGCCGACCGCCGTCGCGTCGCCGCGTGCTACTGACAGTAAGGGCCTTCCTCACAGCGGATCGTGAGTTCGAAGCTGTCGACGGCCGATGCCTCGGACTGCATCTGTGGAATGATCTCGACCTTCCCGGGGTTGCCGTCGTAGAACCCGTCGCGGTTGGCGGCGGCAGTGCCCATCGTCTCGATTTCGGACCCCGAGGAGTCGTAGAGCGTGACGTCGTACCCGAAGTCGAGGACGCTCGTGTCCTCACCGCCGGTGTTCCGGAGGGTCACCATGATCGAGTACCGGCCGCCGCTGGACTCTGCGGTCGCATCCGTCACCTCGATGCCGTCGACCTCGTTCTGGACGTTGTCCGGTCCGCTCCCCGAGGAGCCGCCGCCTCCGCCACCACCGAGGATGCCCGAACAGCCGGCCAGTCCGGCGACGGCGACGGTTCCGGCGGCGCCGAGCAGTCGGCGTCGGGAGACGTCGGTCGCTCGACGGTCGGTGCCGTCGTCGTCATCTGCGTCGGTCGATGCGCCAGCGTGATCGCGAGCCTTCGGTCGATCGCGGTTCATTGCCTCGACCGAATCGAGACGGGGATCGGGAATCAAACCGCTCGCTAGGTACTTGGGGTCGACGGACAGCGGCCGTAACTGACCGACAGTAAGCAAGCGAGCTTACTCCGGATCGATCGCGACGCTCGCCAGCCGATCGCCGGCGTTCACCGTCGCTTCACGGGTCAGCGCGTAGAGCACGCCGGCCCGATCGGTCTCGACGAACTGGAGGGGCTCGTACGTCGTGGGGTGATAGACGCTCCCGAGCTGGAACCCCTCCGGAACGCGCTGTCCGAGTTCGACGTCGGCGGTGACGCGGAACAGTCCGGAGTGATCGGCCGTCACCCGGCCGAGGTGGTTACGGGCGATCGTCGGCTCCGCGCTCGTGATGCGCTGGCCGCGGAGGGCGTCGAGTTCCCGAAGCACGCCCAGTACGCCACGGACGCCGACCTCGATGGCGCTCTCGACGAGTTGCTTGTTGTGGGCGAGTTCGGGCGTGATCGCCGGGATCCCGGCGTCGGCGGCTGCGACCCGGAGCTTGCCGTCGAAACTGCGCTCGTGCCACTCGTCGCTGGCTGCCTCGCCCGCGGGCTCCGCCAGGAGCAACTCCGTCCCGAAGGCGATCGCGAGGTCCCGGGCGCGCTCGTCGCCGGCCGTGTAGACCGCGTGGGTCAGCATCTCCACGGAGCCGGTGTGGAGGTCGACGATCGCGTCCGCGTCGCCCGCGAACGCCCAGAGCCGGGCGGCCATCTGCTCGTGGATCGTGCCGTCAGCGTCGCCGGGCCAGACCCGGTTCATGTTCGGGTTGACGCCGTCGAGGGCTTCCGGCGTCGTGTAGGAGACGCGATCGAAGGTCAGGGGATTGGCGACGGGGACGACGATCACGCGCCCGAACAGCTCCTCGGGATCGAGCCGATCGTCGAGGCGGCGGCAGACCTCGGTGCCGTTGATTTCCTGGCCGTGCTGGGCGGCCTGGACGTAGACGGTGGGTCCATCGCCGGCGCCCTCGTAGGTGTGGACGGTCGTTGCGATCTCCGTGCCAGCGGGGAGCCGGGCCAGCGTGATGCGTTCGGCGTGGTGGCCGGCCATACCGTGCGCAAGGCGGTGCGCGTAATTAGGGGTTCTGCCCGTTTTCGCGGGCAGGCGGGGACTACGATCGGCAGGTGCTGCCTGCGCCCCGACGATGACCGCCCGGTCGGCCGTCCGTTCGCCGGCCTCAGTCCGCGTCCACCGTACAGCCGCCCTCGTAGGTCACGTCGGCGACGTCCCGAATCTCGGCGTCGGCGCTACAGACCGGACAGTCCGGTCTGGGCCGCAGGTCGACCGTCTCGGTGCCGGGGTTCCGGGCGTCGTAGTAGACGACCGCCTCCGTCAGCGGATCGCCGACGCCGAGGACGAGTTTGATCGCCTCCGTCGCCTGCATCGCGCCGATCGTGCCCGGGAGCACGCCGAGCACGCCCGCCGTCGCACAGTTCGGCACGGTTCCTTCAGGCGGCGCTTCGGGGAACAGGCAGCGATAGCACGGTCGGCCGCCGGCCGCGACTGTCGTGAGCTGTCCCTCGAAGCGGTAGACCGCGCCGTGGACGAACGGCGTCTCCGCGAGGACGCAGGCGTCGTTGACGAGGAACCGGGTCGGGAAGTTGTCGCTTGCGTCGAGGACCACGTCGTAGTCGCTGACCAGCGCCATCGCGTTCTCGGCGGTGAATCGGGTCTCGTGGCGATCGACCGTCACGTCGGGGTTCAGCGACGCCACCGCTTCCGCCGCGCTCTCGACCTTCGGCCGCCCGACGTCGGCCTCGCCGTGGAGGACCTGGCGCTGGAGGTTCGATCGCTCGACCACGTCGTCGTCGACGATGCCGAGCCGTCCGATCCCCGCCGCGGCGAGGTACTGGATCGCCGGACAGCCCAGGCCGCCGGCACCGACCACGAGCACCGAGGCATCGAGGAGGGCAGCCTGTCCCTCCGGCCCGACGTCGTCCATGACCACGTGCCGGGCGTAGCGCTCCAGTTGTTCCGGCCCGAGGTCGAGGTCGCTCATGCCCGGTGGGAGGGGCGGCACGGCAAAAAGCGGCCCGGGACTCCTTCCTGGCGGCGGATCCCCGACGTTTACCCGCCAGCGCCGCGATCGTCCGGCCGAACGATGGATCGCTCGCGAGCCGCGACGCAGGCGGTGTACGACGAGATCGCCGCCCACTTCGCCGAGACGCGGCGCTACCCCTGGCCGGAGGTCACCGAGTTTCTCGACGCCGCGCCACCCGGGGAGTTCGGTCTCGACGTCGGCTGCGGGAACGGCAGGCACCTCGCCCCGCTCGCCGATCGCGTCGAGCACACGATCGGCCTCGATCTGAGCACCGAACTGCTCGAGATCGCGCGCGAGCGGACCAACGTGGACGCCGACCTCGTCGCCGGCGACGCCGCCACGCTCCCCGTCCGGAGCGATTCGATCGCGGTGGCCGTCTCGATCGCGACGCTGCACCACCTCCCGACGCGGGACCTCCGAGTCCGCAGTCTCGACGAGATCGCCCGGGTCCTGACGCCCGACGGCCAGGCGCTCGTCTCGGCCTGGAGTGTCGCGGCCGACCGCTTCGACG from Salinarchaeum sp. Harcht-Bsk1 includes these protein-coding regions:
- a CDS encoding GNAT family N-acetyltransferase, with the protein product MTLRRPLEFDHDDRKSIYEYVEEHGAVDPDVAQTDCLPHDAGGFRHHVAILRRNGYLARTDDGHLEVAVDSDETEEEYDREDLSFRVRPARQADLTGIVGAMRQVVEDGRYIVAESVAQEVDHDQALLRHNEIESRMFFVATVDDEVVGWVHLRSPELEKLAHTAELTLGVLEEYRGNGIGSHLLQRGLQWAASRGYEKVYQSLPATNEEAIAFLEEHGWAIEAVREDHYVIDGEYVDETMLAVEL
- a CDS encoding TrkA family potassium uptake protein; this translates as MRSLTEFGDLTPRNLTKRQRLVGLLAIAIGSVVLFYTVFYYLGMRTLEDRPRSIFHSLQIVVETMTTTGYGADSPWDSPWMNLYMVAMQFSGVLIGLATLRVLVIPLFEQTPLNLDDRLTPKRDHVVVAEYKRDTGVLLDELETLDVDYVLIESDEEEAKRLSDDGYQAINGDPEDAKDLERATIRKASLLITDAGDATASVVLTALEMNEDLRVVSFTESARRTAALAEVGVDRSVAPHALIGRRLAEKATTPVSIDGGPGGERLSEDVGGERDAGGEAPSATSGVGVREILVRRDSPLHGVLVGESPLAAHPSLTLVAGWFDGHLQVPPAPDARLTPNAVLVVAGPEDEIDALVGEVGGVSSPQAARHERIVVAGLGEGGRSAVEVLPATANATTIDEDESREPDVVGDVTEPGTLEAAGIDDASALVVTVDDDASALLTIAMARSLAPDVEILARVTDAAKTAPAFRAGADYVLSVQRVCARLVANEVYGERVVDFASQLRIVRVESAAFVGETLGELRERRDRGWTVVGVVRSDGVRTDAGIEVVESDEVLVAGSDEAIQEFERAVG
- a CDS encoding DUF2892 domain-containing protein, producing the protein MNKNVGGLDRSGRIVVGIIAVVAGVAAFAGSLAVGAVIGAVALLVGAILLVTGTTQRCPINQAAGIDTTK
- a CDS encoding homoserine dehydrogenase, encoding MRLAVLGAGAVGRSVVELAGEYGHEVVAVADSRSAAVAGGSGGAGSDDALDASAVLERKDSEGVVGDADPEDALAADYDALVEATPTTLDDAEPGFGHCEAALEADRDVVLANKGPVAERYADLRALEAASEGTVRFEATVAGAIPAISTIEDYGPETVEAARGVLNGTANFVLTRMAAEGLGYEHVLAEAQDLGVAEADPSFDVDGTDAALKCVILANVLTGGEPEFSLSDAEVEGIRNVPGSALELAKEEGRTVRLIGEATRDTVRVGPRLVPENGVLAVTGTRNIVQIDTEHAGRLNISGRGAGGPETATAVLADVGRLE
- a CDS encoding ACT-binding domain-containing protein, which encodes MTDEQIEPEATPDGGQTGAYTVRLELADEPGELLNALQPIADNGGNLLSIFHERGNITPRGQIPVEVDLECHPEQFERIVQALREAGMNVVQAGREEYGEELTLLLVGHVIDTDLSDTLDRIQTAAGASVTDLALSAPEGTDDVSSARLRIATSADRTEDVLETVRDVAAEKELHVIEPQLDSGGDA
- a CDS encoding redox-regulated ATPase YchF, whose protein sequence is MLTVALAGKPNAGKSTFFEAATRDPVEAANYPFTTIDPNHGVAHVRTRCPCLDREERCGNDTCRDGKRYVPIELLDVAGLVPGAHEGRGLGNQFLDELTNADAVIAVVDAAGATNAEGEPVEVGSYDPVEEVDFVESELVEWLADILDRNWETIERRSRSPDFDVDDALADVLTGFGASEADVAACLRAIEYPDDPKHWDDEDRHALAEHLRRETKPILVAANKMDVAPAEHLERLLDLDRPVVPTTAEGELALRRAAEADLVDYDPGDDDFEIVGDVSDEQRGALEDLQDTVRTYDGTGVQEALNEAIYGMLDRITAYPVEDQSKWTDATGTVLPDAHLLRRGATPRDLAFAVHSDIGEGYLHAVDARSSRDVGDDKELEEGDVVKIVSTA
- a CDS encoding Hvo_1808 family surface protein, whose protein sequence is MPFQTTHVRWLLIAVLAVAAIGLLGGGVAASDAATGVTTAEATQDGEDPLVASCAAEMPSDYADPAGGTSGTIGWVDGYWYDEPIDVTASDGLSEAELERLTARTSARAEALRCLTFEEVPPVEVVSREEYANTTGEQFANVSADARRFDNAMLSTMLLVGQTNDSVGVREDSRSQTVAGYYSIEDDRIVVIEQEGTGSAVDETVLVHEVGHALQDQHFDIQRPSNVTMDRDNGLLGLIEGDVSWLENQYLDRCEAGRWAQSCVTLESAGGNGTGGSGGASASAPPNWGLYLEQFQPYSDGPTFVRSIYREGGWAAVNETYADVPRSALYVISPETYGEVELVEPEITNDSRGDWERLTVPGAPADERPGPAGIGGMVIAPTYETSGARNVVSPMGILNYGPDGNVSDFDPLNYDQPPVEGWRGGRMAVFERGNGTATVWRTAWTDGEEAQEFADAYEQLLAIHDAAAVEGREGVFRFNQSSDHSGAVAIVVEGDQVRIVTAPSVDALEDVSPALRSGGGGGSGEGLPVPGFGIAVALLAAIASAGLLVRRQR
- a CDS encoding maltose acetyltransferase domain-containing protein, which codes for MSEKEKMIAGELYDPTDPELREDHERAQELTRAFNDTEPDQHDRREALLRDLLGTVGDSVYVTPPFRCDYGYNIHVGDRFYANFDCVFLDVCPIEIGEECMLGPSVHVYTATHPLDAEERTSGVEYGKPVEIGDQVWIGGQAVINPGVTIGDRAVIASGAVVTEDVPADVVVQGNPAEVVREIE